Proteins from a single region of Argopecten irradians isolate NY chromosome 7, Ai_NY, whole genome shotgun sequence:
- the LOC138326912 gene encoding uncharacterized protein, whose protein sequence is MNDSIATSLRSYCNEKQSNWHDILPSIMLSYRAVPSTQSTQFSPYFLLFGRECRLPIDTVLTPTTTVGKSAESHLAKIIENHETFRQLAKDNVRKAQAKYKKQHDKNAKNPDFRIGERVWLHCKRVPIGLSPKLCQKWVGPFYITNAMDNHRFKIRNCQTHKVVKSLVHANRLKRYISPELRPTNPPEGSDENQDANPELIDDSDVESDQEVNATNDASQSSQGLDDTDSTNRPIVTQQKSGDSASNSLTVDRIICCKPSNKVKWYRVKWKEQRETSWVKEEALHPHLIREFHIQKTQRGTMKKKNRNKKKL, encoded by the coding sequence ATGAATGACAGCATAGCAACTAGTCTCAGAAGTTACTGTAATGAGAAGCAGTCAAACTGGCATGACATTTTACCTAGCATCATGTTGAGCTATAGGGCAGTGCCTTCGACACAGTCAACGCAATTTTCGCCCTATTTTCTATTGTTTGGAAGAGAGTGTCGGTTGCCGATAGATACGGTCTTGACGCCTACTACCACAGTGGGTAAATCAGCAGAATCACATCTAGCCAAAATAATAGAAAACCACGAGACATTTAGGCAGCTAGCTAAAGATAATGTCAGGAAAGCTCAGGCTAAATATAAGAAGCAGCATGACAAAAATGCCAAAAACCCTGATTTCAGAATAGGAGAAAGAGTTTGGTTGCACTGTAAACGAGTTCCTATTGGGTTGTCACCAAAATTATGCCAGAAATGGGTGGGCCCATTTTACATTACAAATGCCATGGACAACCATAGGTTTAAAATCAGGAACTGTCAGACACATAAAGTGGTAAAGTCACTTGTGCATGCAAACAGACTGAAAAGGTATATCAGTCCAGAGCTGAGACCTACCAATCCTCCTGAAGGATCAGATGAAAATCAAGATGCTAACCCTGAGTTAATTGATGACTCGGATGTTGAGTCTGATCAAGAGGTAAATGCTACCAATGATGCTAGTCAGAGTAGTCAAGGTTTGGATGATACAGACAGTACAAATAGACCTATTGTTACTCAGCAGAAATCTGGAGACAGTGCCAGTAATAGCCTGACTGTTGACAGAATTATATGCTGTAAACCAAGTAACAAGGTGAAATGGTACCGAGTCAAATGGAAGGAACAAAGAGAAACTTCTTGGGTAAAAGAAGAGGCTTTACATCCTCACTTGATCAGAGAGTTCCATATTCAAAAGACTCAGAGAGGTACaatgaagaaaaagaatagGAATAAAAAGAAGTTGTAG
- the LOC138326910 gene encoding uncharacterized protein gives MASKDLNINVTPFSGEGNAKIWLNKFEKVSKLRKWKEEDKILHFSLALINKAEQWFYSLEEESQNNFDKAVESFQQRFFQSEVSRPKLIRQFLASVQEDGSDVISYIEKVQTLGAELGRSQEEIKDVVVNGLCPDIRKFVLSKEAQSLKEIVKYGKMFESMEQEGTNNTELFNKVAALQQELEELRKQTSSASTHVNIVKTGQSNSKWIQRNQQKRGNPSGIQCRHCGTDFLKTHNAKIDCGKGCLELEGGIAVVGFLQPSQEKSNLARVLNNINISPRSVSTIKVTTSKNCTGINLLEPLSSLPSKLHIMGARSVSTVKKNSTVYQVLNPTNKMVELKAKQPIAMVKQIEQNQIFDDLPLQDGSNKVTPVSSISTKTNNTDSANVQKAKDIGISIENSDLTTEQKNKLLSFLGKNRDVFAKDMSELGTTNLYFHEIDTGEAKPIKQRFYRTSPGAKREIENQTKEMLDNDIIEEANTPWQSPVVLVKKASGEYRFAIDYRKVNQVTKPISFPIPRFEDISDTIGQAKAKFYSSLD, from the exons ATGGCCTCCAAAGATTTAAACATCAATGTGACACCTTTTTCCGGAGAAGGAAATGCCAAAATTTGGCTCAACAAGTTTGAAAAAGTTTCCAAGTTGAGGAAATGGAAAGAGGAGGacaaaattttgcatttttcattgGCGCTGATCAACAAAGCAGAACAATGGTTTTATAGCCTTGAGGAAGAAAGCCAGAACAATTTTGACAAAGCTGTAGAAAGTTTTCAGCAACGTTTTTTTCAAAGTGAGGTCTCTCGGCCTAAATTAATTAGACAATTTCTTGCCAGTGTACAAGAAGATGGAAGTGATGTAATCTCATATATTGAAAAGGTACAAACTTTAGGAGCAGAACTTGGCCGCAGTCAGGAGGAGATTAAAGATGTGGTGGTAAATGGTCTGTGTCCTGACATTAGGAAATTTGTATTGAGTAAGGAAGCACAGTCCCTGAAGGAAATAGTGAAATATGGGAAAATGTTTGAGTCAATGGAGCAGGAGGGTACCAACAACACAGAACTGTTTAATAAGGTAGCTGCCTTACAACAGGAGCTGGAGGAACTCCGAAAACAAACAAGTAGTGCGAGTACTCATGTCAACATAGTAAAGACTGGACAATCCAATTCCAAATGGATCCAGAGGAACCAGCAAAAGAGAGGCAATCCAAGTGGCATACAATGCAGACATTGTG GCACTGATTTCCTGAAAACTCATAATGCTAAAATAGATTGTGGAAAGGGATGTCTAGAATTAGAAGGAGGGATAGCTGTTGTGGGATTTTTACAACCTAGTCAGGAAAAATCAAACCTAGCCAGAGTActaaataacatcaatatatcTCCCAGGTCAGTTAGTACTATTAAGGTCACAACAAGTAAGAATTGTACAGGAATCAATCTTTTAGAACCTTTGTCAAGTTTACCATCAAAGTTACACATCATGGGTGCTAGGTCAGTTTCTACTGTTAAGAAGAATAGTACAGTTTACCAAGTGTTAAACCCAACAAATAAGATGGTTGAACTAAAAGCTAAACAACCTATTGCCATGGTAAAACAGAtagaacaaaatcaaatttttgaTGATCTCCCCTTACAGGATGGCAGTAACAAAGTAACCCCAGTGTCTAGCATTAGTACAAAGACAAACAACACAGATAGTGCAAATGTACAAAAAGCTAAAGACATAGGCATCTCTATAGAAAACTCTGACCTAACAACAgaacagaaaaataaacttCTCAGTTTTCTAGGGAAAAATAGAGATGTATTTGCAAAAGACATGAGTGAGTTAGGTACCACAAACCTCTACTTTCACGAGATAGACACAGGTGAAGCTAAACCTATCAAACAAAGATTTTACCGAACTTCACCTGGTGCAAAAAGGGAGATAGAGAATCAGACTAAAGAGATGTTAGACAATGACATCATTGAGGAAGCTAATACACCTTGGCAAAGTCCGGTTGTCCTGGTTAAGAAAGCAAGTGGTGAATATAGATTTGCTATTGATTACCGAAAGGTAAATCAGGTGACAAAACCAATAAGTTTCCCCATACCTCGCTTTGAGGACATATCTGATACCATTGGCCAGGCCAAAGCAAAATTTTATTCTAGTCTTGACTGA